Sequence from the Deinococcus sedimenti genome:
CTCGCGGGGCAGGGTGCGGCGCAGGGCCCCCAGCCAGTGGTCACTGGTGGAGACGGCACGCCGGACGCTGGGCGCCAGGGCGCGCAGGCGGCGCAGCTGGCGCAGGGCGTCCGGGTACGCCTCCGGACAGTGGCGTTTCATCGCGCGGCGGAACTGCTCGCCGTGCACGGCCGCCACCGCATCCAGGGCCGCGCGCCGGGTTCGGAGGTCATCACTCAGCCGCACCTGATGATCGGCCGGGCGGTCGCGCAGAACCCCAGTGCGGATCAGGTCGCCTTCCAGGCCGGCGTCCATGAACAGGGGCAGGCGGGCGCGCTGCCGGTCGTTCCAGCGCCTGGCGTTGCGTTCACTGGCTTGCTCGGGCGTGCGTGGGGCGCGGGGCGGTCTGGGCGATCTGGGCATCCGTGAGGCGTGGCCCCGGGTGCGGGGCCAGGGCTTCACGCCACCTGGGTGTCCACGTGCTCCGGCGGGAGGGCCGCGCGCATGTCCTGGGCCAGTTGTGTGGCCGGCAGCATCCAGCTCGCCCAACGGTTGCGGTACTCGTGCGCCCAGCGGTCCTGCCCGGCGAGCGGCTCCACCCGCCACATGATGCCCACGCCACTCGGGCTGGCCTGCCGGGGCATCCAGAGCCCGCAGGCGGAGACTTCGATGAACACGCCTGTGTCCGAACCGTCTGGAGCGAGGTGCGCGGTCATCTCGCCACTCACCGCGATCCCACCCGGATTCCAGTGCACCGTCCCCTTCCAGCCCAGGTGCCGCTGCACGGCTTTCAGGAACCGCCGGGCGTCCAGTTCGAACGCGCGCTTGCCCTCCGCGTTGTAGCCGACGTAGCCCTCTGCGTCCGGGTACTCGCCCAGGAGTCGCTCCCCGCTCTGTGCGGCCTTCAGGCGGGCCTGCCACGCCTCGCAGCGGGCCCGCCACGTCCCGTCCACGTGCAGGCCTGCGGGCGTGAGGTGCCGCGTGAACGCCCGGCTGGCGCGGGCGGCCTCTGGGTTGCGTCCTTCCCCTTCGAGGGTGAGCGCGGCGTTCTCCCCGGTCGGGAGCGGGCCGTTCAGCAGGTGCACGGTGCCGATCATGGCGGTGGTGAGCCCTGCCCGGCGGCACGCGACGTACAGGGTGCGTCCCTCGCGTTCGAGGGCGACGATCTCACTCCCGGTCGTCTGCGCGAGGGCTTGCGTGAGGTGCTCAGGGTGATCGGGGTCAAGGGTGATCAGGAACTTCGCCATGACGGCCGCGTGGCCCCCGGAGTGGGGGCCAGGTTTGAGATTCAGCGACCTGCTACGGCGGCCTGTTCCTGCAAAGTCAGGGCCAGGGAGAGACGAGCACGGCGGGTACCGTCCAGCAGCTGAGCAAGGTGATCGAACGCCTCAATACGCTGGTCACTGGTCTTCAGGTCCTCCGCGGTGGCGGGGGCGTTCCGGAACTCCGCATCCTTGAGGTCGTGCAGTTGCCGCATCGTTCGTTCGTCCAGGGCAGCCTGAGTGCGAAGAACGTCGGCTGTGAGTCCCTGGGGCGGGTAATGCAGTAAGGCATCGCGTTCCACTCGGGCCTGCGCGAAGGTAGCGTCGTCCAGCGTGGTGAGGAGATGCAGCAGAGCGGGAAGGTCTCCTGCGAAGTGCGCGGCGGCCAGGGTGTCGAGGACTGTTGAGGGCAGCGTGGGGATCATGACGGCCGCGTGGCCCCCGGAGTGGGGGCCAGGGCTGGTCAGGCGCGGAGCGCGCGGCGGGACTGCATCCAGTCGTGTGCAGCACTCGCCACCCCGCAGGTGGGGCACGTCCAGGTCTCGTCCGGCGCCTCGAGCAGCGTGCATTCCACATGCTTCGCGCTGCACCCCGGGCAGGCCACGTGGTACGCACCCACGCTGTCCAGCAGGCCGGGCAGTTCCACGCCCAGCACCTCCGCCAGGGCCTCCGGTGCGTGCTGGAGGGCCAGTGCGAGACGTTCGAGCGTGGCGGGGTCCTGAACGAGCGCGGCCAGCTGCACGGTCATTGAGCAGGGCTGAGAGGCTGCGGTCAAGGACTGGGTGACTTGCTGGTTGTCGTTGGCTTCGATCATGCACGGCACGTGGCCCCCAGGAGGGGGCCAGGACTGCAGGGTGCGTCAGCGAGAGGTGGGCGGCAGGATCAACGCCGGGAGTTCCTTCCCCACCGTCTCCGGGAAGGTGCTGGGCAGGACCGGCGCGGCCACTTGGGCGTCGGGTGCCGCGAGGGCAATCAGGCCCACCCGGGCGTCCGTGCTGTACTCCACCCACACCGGCGGCTTCTGACCGTGCTGCACGCGCAGGCGGTGCAGACCTTCGGGCGTGAGCGTCCACGTGCTGAGCGTGAGCGGCCCGGCGCCCCGCACGCCCATCAGTGCGTCCACAGCCGGGGTGAAGCGCGGGTCCTTGGTGGCCGCCTGGAGGGACACCGCGAGCTGCCGCGCGCGGACCGGGTGCGCGTGCGCGTGATCGGCGAGTTGCGCGGCGGTCACGTCGTTCGTCGCGCGGCCGCGCCGGTGCTCCACCAGGCCGATCTCACTGGCGAACATGCGCAGCGTGGATGGGGAGAGGAGCTTCAGGGCCTGCCGGAGAGCGGTTTTCGTGGTGTGTTTCATGGGTGGTCCGTGGGTCGTGCGCCGAACAGCATACGGGCGAGGATCAGGGGTGCGGTGATGGCGAGCAGGGCGGTGAGCATGACGGCCGCGTGGCCCCCGTGAGGGGGCCAGGGCTGTGTCAGGGTTGCCGGGGACCGCGGCGGACCTTCACGGCGATGGCCGCTGCTGCGAGGGAACCGAGCGCGCCGAGGACGATGACGTACAGCAGGATGAGGGTGAGCAGGGTCATGAGGTCTCCAGTCGCGGCACGTCTGTGCTGCTCAGCTGAGGTCGAGGGCGAGCTCGCGGCGCCGGGCGGCCACCTCGCGCAGGAGGCCCGCGAGCTCCAGGCAGAGATAGGCGCGGCGGTCCAGGTGCACGAGATCAGGCAGGGTGTGGTCAGCCGTCACGAGGCACGTCGCCCGCAGGTCATCGAGTTGCGCGGCGGTGAACTCGTCGGCGAGGGCCTGCTGGTCGAGTTGCGGGGCGCTCAGCGGCTGAGGCGGGTGGGGGGTGGGCAGCTGCGCGCGTTCGATGCGGGCCGCGCGCAGCGTGCCCGTGTCGAGCACGTCCAGCAGGCCCACGAGTCGGGCCACATCTCCCTCGCAGTGCGCGGCCAGGGCGTGCAGGACGCTCACGCGATCACCTCTGGCGCGGCGGCGGCGACGGCCGTGATGGCGTCCGCCAGGAGCTGACGGTCGGCGGGCGTGACGTGCAGGGTGACGTCCTCGCCGTGCACGCTCAGGGTCAGGCAGGCCGGGTGCAGGGTGATGCTCGCGGGGTCCAGCGGGTCGCTGTGATCACGGAAGGTCCCGGCCGTCCCGTCGATCAGGCGGGCGGCGCACGTGGCGGCCCAGGAGGGGTGGAACCCGCCGACGCCCTGCGGCGCCTCGATCACGATGGCGTCCCCGTCCACGTCCTGCCGGTGGGAGACGATGACGGGCACCCCGGACGCGAGGGTGAGGGTGACCGTGTGGGTGGCCATGATCTGCGGGGTGGCGGCCGAGGAGTGCTGCACGTTGCCGCCGGTCATGCGCGGACCTGGGTGAGGACGAGGCTCTGGGCGCGGGGTTTCTTCACGGCGAGGTTCGCGAGCGTGTCCGCGTCCAGATCCCCGGCCGTGGCGAGGCGATCGGCCTTCTTCCGGTCGATGGTGGCGACCTCCAGGGTGGCCGCGTCCCCGAAGCATTCCCGGAAGCGGTCCAGGGGGTACTCGATGGTGGTCGAGGTGCGGAGTTCCGCTCGGTACAGGTCCGTCTGCACGGTCTTGCCGTCAAGCAGGGCGGCTTTGAGTTCCGCGCCGAGCTGGTCGCGTTCGGCTTCGAGGCCGAGGATGGTGTCGCGGAGGGTGGCGTAGCGGTCGAGCAGGTCGGTCAGGTGGGGGGTGGTCATGGTGTCGGACTCCTTGGGGGGTGAGGGGACGTGGTGGGCAGGCCAGCGGGGTGAAGTCACGGGGTCATCAAGTGCAGTCGGCTGCCGCGCAGGGCGAGAGCGCAGCGGGCTGCACTGAGGGAAGCGAGCAGGTCGTCCGGGGCGTGCTCGGGGTGGGTCCAGAGGTGCGCGGCGTAGGGCGGCACGCCGCGCACCCGGACGCGGACGCCGGGTGGGGCGCGGCCCGCGAGATCGATCAGGATGCGCAGGGCGGCCAGGGGGCCGTGGGCGACCGCGCGGAGTCCACCGCCGCGGGCGGAAGTGCCGTCCGGGTGGTGGCGCAGGCGGACGATCACCCCGGGCGTCTCAGGGGGAAGCGGGGGGAGGTGGACGCGGCGGGCACGGCGATGCGTGCGCATGTGTCCGGCCGCGTGGTGCGCCGGGTGGTGGGCGGCGTTCTCCCCTCTGGGGATCCACTGAACGTGCAGGTGCACGCCCCGTTCCGCTGCGAGTTGGAGGAGGTGCCGCGCGGGTTCGGTCAGGGGCGACCTGGACGGTGCGAGTCCCGTCAGGACGTGCACGGTGGCGAGGCAGTCCACATGCAGGTGGAGGGGACCGGGATCGGCGTGCTGGACGGCGAGGCGTGCGGCCTGCAGTTCAGCCTGCTGGGTGGTGTGCGCCCGCGCGGTGGCCGTGACGGTCACGCCGTTCACGACGGCCGCCAGGGCGTACACGTCCCGCAGGGCGAGGCTGGCGTCGGTGTACGCGATCTGGTGCGGCATAGGGTGCAGGGTGCCGGACGTAGGGGTGACCGTCACGCGGCCCGCTCCGGCTGAACCACCTGCTCCGGCTGGACCACCTGCTCCGGCTGGACGGGCGTGGTCTGGGCGCTCCACGTGGCGGGCACGCGGAGCGTGAACACCGCGAGGCGGAACTGCGCGCGGAACTCATCAGCCGACAGGACACGGGTGCGGCCGTCCCGGCAGAGGATGTCCACGCCACCCGCTCCGCGCGACAGGCGGTACTCGCAGATGGGCCAGCCGTCCTGGTCGTGCACGCTAACCCGCACGGACCCGCGGGAGAGGCCCACGAGGATTTCGTCGGGGGTGACGGCCGTGAGGACTTCGGGTTCCTTCGCGGCGTAGGCGCGCAGGGCCGTGACGGTGGCCTGGACGCGGCAGGGGTCGCCCGTGAGCTTCAGGGCGCGGCCCGCGGCGAGCAGGCGTGCGAGGCGTTTCAGGCGCAGCTGAAGGGCGGGGCGTCGGCGGGCCACCTTCCGGAGATCCTCGAGGGCCTGCTGAGGGGTGGGAGCGGGCTTGTGGGCGCCGGGGACGCTGATGGTCAGGGGAGTGAGCATGCGCCTGTCCTGGCCCACACCAGGGGTGTGGGCCAGTGCTGCGAGGACGCCACGTGATCAAGTGAGGTGCAGACGCACGGCCAGGATGTGCTTGCACAGCGTGACCCCATCCGGGCAGTCGCAGGTGAGCGCGTCGCCGTGCCGGGTGACGGTGCGGGCCTCGCTGCCGCCGGTGACTGTCCAGCCCTGAGCGGTGGGCGTGACGGTCAGGAGGCGGGCGCGGGCGAGCCGGGCTGGGTCAGCGAGCACCGTGCGGGCGCGGGAGGCGGGCGTGGGTTCGGCGAGCGGGACCGGACCGTACGCCTGGGCGGCCCCGATGAGTCGTTCTGCGGTGCGGGCCGTGAACCTGGCGGCGGTGAGCTGCGCGGGGGGCGTGCGGGCGAGCGTGGGGAGGTCTGGGACGCCCGCCTGGGTCAGCGCGCGGGCGGTGACGTGCCCGACCCCGCTGAGCAGCGCGAGGGTCGCGGCGCGGGGAGGGAGTTGCGCGGCGAGGCTCACGCGGGTGAGGTTCACGCTGATGCTGGGAGACAGGGCGTGCCAGGCGCTCACGATGCGGAGGGCGTCCTCACGCAGGGCCGTGACGGTCGGGACGTGCAGGCCGCTCAGCCCCGCGGCCCCGTCATCCCCGTGATGGGTGGCGGCGTGCAGGAGGGCCGCGCCGATCACCGCGTCCGGCGGGGCGGTGCCCGCGTCGAGGGTGCGGGACGGGACGCCCATCAGGGCGTCGACGAGGGTGGCGCGCGACTCGTCCCCGAGGCTGGGCAGGCGAACGTGCGCGGCGGCGGACAGGAGCACGTCCAGCACCGTCGGGTCCTGTGGGAGGACGCGGACGGCCGCGACGACGGGGACAGGGAGCAGGGCCTGACTGGCCACGCGGCCCAGTGGCGTGACCCTGAGCACGCCCCCGTGGTCGGCGAGGGCGCCCCGCAGGAGAAGCGTGGCCACGGCGCGCGGGGCGTTCAGGGTGCCGGTGTGCGCCGCGAAGGTCTGCTGGGCCATGCGGGTCGCCTGTGCTCGGGTGCGGGCGTACCCGCCGTCCACGCAGCCGAGCAGGAACCCGAGCAGGTGTTCGCCACGGGCCAGGGGACTGCTGAGCGGTTCGAAGCGGCCGCGTTCGTACTGGCCGGGCTGCTCCGCGCGGGTGCCGAGCACCGTGACCTGGGCGCGCGTGGCGCCGGGCCGCCCGGCGCGTCCGGCCCGCTGCCACGCAGCGTTCACGGTCAGCGCCTGTCGCCCATCAGGACCGAACGTGGTGAGGTCGTACAGCACCACGTGCTCGGCGGGGAGGTTCACGCCGACTTCCAGGGTGGGCGTGCAGATCAGGACGCGGGTGCGGCCCGCCCGGAAGTCCGCCTCGACCTGGGCGCGCACGTCGGGCGTGAGGCCCGCGTGGTGCGCGGCGCTGGCGTGCCCGGCCTGCTGGAGCTGCGCGGCGAGGTCCGTGGCCCGCTGGCGGCCGTGCACGAACACCAGGGTGGACTCCCCGGGCGTGAGGGCACGCTGCAGGGCGGCGGGTTTGTCGGCGACCGCGCGGACGGCCTTCGCGGTCCAGGTGAGTGGCATCGGTCGGATGCCACCTCCGATGTGCAGGGCACTGAGCCAGTCGGCGAGCACGCGGGGGTTCCCGCAGGTGGCGGTCAGGGCCAGGACGCGCAGGAAGGGGAGTGTGGCCCGCAGGCGGGTGAGGGCGGCGTCCAGGGCGGCGCCGCGGGCGGGGTCGCTGATGGTGTGGATCTCGTCGGTGATCAGGAGGCCCACCCGCGCGAGCCAGGGGTGGTGGCGGCGCCAGCGGCGCGTCACGAGGTCCAGGCGTTCGGGCGTCATGATCAGGACGTGCGCGGCGCGGTGTGGGGGGCTGGGCTGGTCGCGGGTGAAGGCCTGCACGCGGCCGGGGAGGTCGGCCCAGGTGTGGGCGATCTCGTGCGCGAGGGCTTTGGTGGGCACGGTGACGATGACGCGTTCCCCTTGAAGGAGGGCGTGCCGGGCGGCCTCGCGAGCGAGATGGGTCTTGCCGCTCCCGGTGGGGCTCGTGATCAGGGCGCTGACGGGGAGCGTGGTCACGCCGCACGCCAGGGCGAGATCCGGGCCGGAGAGGACGGGAGGGGCGGTGATCGGGGCTGGGCTGGTCACGCGCTTCTCCTGGGGGTGAGGGGTCGCCACGCAGGGTGCAGGGCGAGGGGCACGTCCGCGTGCAGGGCGGTGAGGAGGTTCGTGACGGCCAGCCGCAGGCGTTCGTGCGGGGCGGCGTCCGGGATGACCTCCCCCGTCCAGGCGCGGCCACTGGCGGCCATACGCTGCGGACTGCTGGAGTCCACGGTGGTCGCGCCGGCCGTGAGGGCCGCGTGGATGGAGTCGGGGTGCCCGAGGCCGAACACGTGCAGGGGCAGTCCGGCGGGGAGCTGGGCGCGGACGGTGCGGATCTCGTGCCGGATGCGGTCCCGGTCGGCGCTGTGCGGGGCGAGGCCGCCGAGGGCGAGGCCGTCCGGGCGGGCGGCGAGGATCGCGGTGAGGTCCTGGCCGGGCTGGACGCTGGCGTATAGGGTGCCGGGGCGGATCTGGGACAGGGCCCACAGGGCGTTGCGTTCCCCGAGGTGGAGGCGGCGGGCGCGTTCGTCGGTGGTCGCGGTGGCGGGCGCGGGGAAGTCCAGCGTGAAGCACACGGCAGCCCGCGCGGACCGCTGCAGATCGTACACGTCCAGCGGCGTGAGGGGAGCCTGGCCGGGCACGTGCAGCGCCGCGAACGCACCGGTGTCCACGACGGTCGCGTGGGCGTCCAGGGCCTGGTACCCGCCGCTGTCGATCATCAGGGGCAGGGCGGGCAGCGGGGCGCCGGGCGCGGCGCGGAGTTCGGCGGCGCTCATCAGGGCGGCGGGCGCGTAGCGTTCCACGTACGGCGTGAGCAGCGCGTCGAGCGGGTAGCGGTGCGTGAGCACTGGAATGAAGCCATTGAAGGTCATGCCGCGCGGCAAGGCCGGGGGGTGTTTCCCCCGGCCAGGACTCATGGGGCGCGGTCGCCGGGCACGACGAAAAGAGGGTGGACCGAACATCGGTCCACCCTCGGTCACGCTGTCGGGTCCCCTTCGGGCTTCCAGCCCTGGCCGATGTGCCACACCTCCGTGACCTTCTTCCACCAGGGCGCGCGGGCGCGGTACTCGGCGAGCGCGGTGGCTGGCGTGAGGGGAGCCTTGAACTTCGCGCTGCGGTACTGATCAGAGCGGTCGCCGTGCTCGCGGTACACGATGGCGGTCTTCGCGCGCCGGTCGAAGTCTCGTGCCTCGCGGCGCTCGTCGTCGATCACGAGCAGGCACTCGATGGCCGTCTCCTCGTCGTGCGGAACCGTGAATTCGGGCAGGGCGCCACGGGCGGGGTAGGTGTGCGTGCCGAGCGTGGCGACCCACGCGCGGCACGCGGCCTCGGCGTCGCGCGTGTCGAAGTGCGCGCAGTTCGGGCCGCCGGTGCCGCTGTTCTCGATGGTGCCGATGCGTTTGCCGTCCTTGAGCAGCGTGCCGGTGAAGGCGACGCCGTCGTGGGTGGGGAGGTACTTCACGCCTTTGATGTCGTATCCGTTGGGGTTGAACATGGGTGCTCCTGAGGGGGTGGAATGGGGGCGGGTCAGAACGTCAGCGTCCACGTGCCATCCGGGTTGTGGGCGTACAGCTGCTCACCGGTGAGCTGGGATGCGAAGCCCAGCACATCGGCGGTGAGGCGCTCGTCGCGGATGACCTCGGCCTGCTCCCGGTCGAAGTCATGCCCAGCGAGGCAGCGCATGAGGCGCCGCCCGACGCGTTCCGTGGGCAGCAGGGCGCGGATGGCGAGGCCGGAGCGTTCGTGCGTGAGGGCCCACCCGGCGTCGTCGAGCATGCGGTGCAGCGCGGCGCCGGGCAGGTCAGCGAGGCGGACGCAGGGCACGGTCTGGGTCTGGTCGCCCTGTACGGCGCGGACTTCCCCGGGGATGAACCGGGGGCGATATCTGGTCTGGGCCATGCGTGCCCGTGGCCCCCGGGCGTGCCGGGGGCCATCACTCCTGGGCGGGGCGGGCAGCGCTACTTCCGGGTGGGACCGGGCGTGCGGGTGCCGCCCGAGCGCGGTTGGGTTGGTCGGATCGCGGCGGGGTCAGGGTGGGCGGCCAGCAGGTCCGCGATGGCCTGCGGGGCGGTCGCCGCGAGGACGGGGCGGTTCAGCGCTCGGCCCTGGGGGGTGGTCCACCAGGCCGCGAAGACGAAATCGAAGTCCGGCTGCTGCACGCGCAGTTCCACGGTGAGGTGATGGCCGGGCGTCAGGGGGACGTCGAGGCCTGGGGCGGGCGGCAGCAGGACGGGCTGTTGGGCCGCCAAGTGCGTCAGGGCGGCCTCGATGGTAGGCCCGTGGCCGGTCACCGAGGTGTCCTTCCCGGTCTGGAGCCGGGCGCAGCACGCGTCGTTGTCGGCGAGGAGGACGAGGCGCGAGGGGAAGTGTGGTTCGGTGACCGGCGGCGTGTCCATGGTCCGC
This genomic interval carries:
- a CDS encoding reverse transcriptase-like protein; the encoded protein is MTVTPTSGTLHPMPHQIAYTDASLALRDVYALAAVVNGVTVTATARAHTTQQAELQAARLAVQHADPGPLHLHVDCLATVHVLTGLAPSRSPLTEPARHLLQLAAERGVHLHVQWIPRGENAAHHPAHHAAGHMRTHRRARRVHLPPLPPETPGVIVRLRHHPDGTSARGGGLRAVAHGPLAALRILIDLAGRAPPGVRVRVRGVPPYAAHLWTHPEHAPDDLLASLSAARCALALRGSRLHLMTP
- a CDS encoding DEAD/DEAH box helicase, which encodes MTSPAPITAPPVLSGPDLALACGVTTLPVSALITSPTGSGKTHLAREAARHALLQGERVIVTVPTKALAHEIAHTWADLPGRVQAFTRDQPSPPHRAAHVLIMTPERLDLVTRRWRRHHPWLARVGLLITDEIHTISDPARGAALDAALTRLRATLPFLRVLALTATCGNPRVLADWLSALHIGGGIRPMPLTWTAKAVRAVADKPAALQRALTPGESTLVFVHGRQRATDLAAQLQQAGHASAAHHAGLTPDVRAQVEADFRAGRTRVLICTPTLEVGVNLPAEHVVLYDLTTFGPDGRQALTVNAAWQRAGRAGRPGATRAQVTVLGTRAEQPGQYERGRFEPLSSPLARGEHLLGFLLGCVDGGYARTRAQATRMAQQTFAAHTGTLNAPRAVATLLLRGALADHGGVLRVTPLGRVASQALLPVPVVAAVRVLPQDPTVLDVLLSAAAHVRLPSLGDESRATLVDALMGVPSRTLDAGTAPPDAVIGAALLHAATHHGDDGAAGLSGLHVPTVTALREDALRIVSAWHALSPSISVNLTRVSLAAQLPPRAATLALLSGVGHVTARALTQAGVPDLPTLARTPPAQLTAARFTARTAERLIGAAQAYGPVPLAEPTPASRARTVLADPARLARARLLTVTPTAQGWTVTGGSEARTVTRHGDALTCDCPDGVTLCKHILAVRLHLT
- a CDS encoding tRNA-guanine transglycosylase, translating into MTFNGFIPVLTHRYPLDALLTPYVERYAPAALMSAAELRAAPGAPLPALPLMIDSGGYQALDAHATVVDTGAFAALHVPGQAPLTPLDVYDLQRSARAAVCFTLDFPAPATATTDERARRLHLGERNALWALSQIRPGTLYASVQPGQDLTAILAARPDGLALGGLAPHSADRDRIRHEIRTVRAQLPAGLPLHVFGLGHPDSIHAALTAGATTVDSSSPQRMAASGRAWTGEVIPDAAPHERLRLAVTNLLTALHADVPLALHPAWRPLTPRRSA